Below is a window of Hydrogenimonas sp. DNA.
TACCGGTTTTCTTTGCTATCTACCGAGTCCTTTTGAACGCTATCGAGCTAAAAGGTGCCGAGTGGATTCTCTGGATAGACGACCTATCCGTTATGGACCCATACTATGTCCTTCCGATTCTTATGGGTGCGTCGATGTGGGCACATCAGATGGTGACACCGAACAACTTCACCGATCCGATGCAGGAGAAGATATTCAAATGGCTGCCTGTAATATTTACCTTCTTCTTCGTGACGTTCCCGGCCGGGCTGGTACTCTACTGGCTGACGAACAACATCTTCTCCATAGCCCAGCAGCTGCTTATAAACAGGATGTTCGAAAAGAGTAAGAAGGCGGATTGATGAAGAAGTTTGAAGCCCCGACACTGGAAGAGGCTTATGCAGCCGCGGCCAAAGAGTTCTCCTGTTCAGTGACCGAACTGGATATTCAGGTCGTCCAGAACCCTTCCAGAGGATTTTTGGGCTTCGGACGCAAGGATGCGATAATAGTCGCGATGTGTAAAAAGAGAGCTTCACGCCGAGACGATGACTACAGCGGTGTGAAACATGCCGACAGAGGCCTGCAAAAGAGGAAAAACAGTATAAACAAAGAGTTTCGCAAGGAGACTTCAGAGACGCGGAAAGAGCCTCCCACGAGAGAGAAAGCCTCCCTTGAAGAGGTCAAAGAGCCCGAAGAGAGTGAAAAAAAAGTTGCCGACAGAGCCGTAACAGAGAGAAAAGAGTACGGCAGAAAATTTGAAAATGAAGATATTTTCGGAAACTTCTACGATGATGCCATCGATATAAATGCGGCGGTTGTAGAGGTGGAGCAGGATATAAACAGGCTCTTCTCCTCAGCCTGTTTCCGCATAGAACCGATCAGGGTTTTCGCTCTTGACGACGAGACTCTTCAAATCGAATTCAAAGGTGAAGATGCCGCACTTCTCATAGGCAAAGAGGGGTACCGTTACAAAGCGATGGCCTATCTTCTTTACAACTGGATACACGGCAAATACGGTTACAAGATACGGTTGGAGATCGCAGAGTTTCTAAAGAACCAGGAGGCGATGATAGAGAGCTATCTTCAGCCGGTTATAGAGCGGGTCGAGTCCGAAGGGAGGGCCCAGACCAAGGTACTGGACGGAATACTGGTTCAGATAGCGCTCCAGAAGCTGAGGGAGAAATACCCTGACAAGTATGTAGCCGTACGTACCAACAGAGAGGGAGGACGGTACGTAATCGTCAACGAATTTATGGAGCGCAGGTGAATGGAACAATAGCGGCCGTAGCCACTGCGAGCGGAGTAGGCTCGGTGGCAATTGTGCGTCTCAGCGGAGAC
It encodes the following:
- a CDS encoding RNA-binding protein Jag — protein: MKKFEAPTLEEAYAAAAKEFSCSVTELDIQVVQNPSRGFLGFGRKDAIIVAMCKKRASRRDDDYSGVKHADRGLQKRKNSINKEFRKETSETRKEPPTREKASLEEVKEPEESEKKVADRAVTERKEYGRKFENEDIFGNFYDDAIDINAAVVEVEQDINRLFSSACFRIEPIRVFALDDETLQIEFKGEDAALLIGKEGYRYKAMAYLLYNWIHGKYGYKIRLEIAEFLKNQEAMIESYLQPVIERVESEGRAQTKVLDGILVQIALQKLREKYPDKYVAVRTNREGGRYVIVNEFMERR